The following proteins are encoded in a genomic region of Ostrea edulis chromosome 7, xbOstEdul1.1, whole genome shotgun sequence:
- the LOC130048448 gene encoding uncharacterized protein LOC130048448: MDSPSGGAHPGALNISMDLKLIQDRLSEIKDNMVSKIEIKDIVSSILEEIKKEMKEKIIAVMKSTILTEMRENTTKEIKADVTKEFEQKLENNTKEFKGHVREISDGFNLDFETLREKLGDQARELRGMKENLKLLQSRADSAIRLANQNQQYSQKSNIKFLRWEEKQGENLREDLYKILRESVNIDLAPADIVAILDRSERTLV, from the coding sequence ATGGACTCTCCATCAGGCGGGGCCCATCCAggtgcattaaatatttcaatggaCTTGAAATTGATTCAGGACAGATTGTCGGAAATTAAAGACAATATGGTGAGCAAAATAGAAATCAAAGACATTGTGTCCTCTATTCTAGAGGAGATAAAAAAGGAAATGAAAGAGAAAATCATTGCAGTCATGAAAAGCacaattctgacagaaatgagaGAAAACACCACAAAAGAAATCAAAGCCGATGTAACGAAAGAATTTGAACAAAAACTTGAGAACAATACGAAAGAATTTAAAGGACACGTTAGAGAGATCTCAGACGGCTTCAACCTTGACTTTGAGACGCTACGTGAGAAGTTAGGTGACCAAGCACGGGAGCTACGAGGTATGAAAGAAAATCTTAAACTACTGCAGAGTAGAGCAGACAGTGCGATTAGACTTGCAAATCAAAATCAGCAATACTCTCAAAAAAGTAACATAAAGTTCCTGCGGTGGGAGGAAAAACAGGGAGAAAACTTGCGTGAGGACTTGTACAAAATCCTCAGAGAGTCGGTCAATATCGATTTGGCACCTGCAGATATTGTGGCCATTTTGGACAGATCTGAAAGAACTCTTGTATAA